The Rosa rugosa chromosome 3, drRosRugo1.1, whole genome shotgun sequence sequence ACAGCCAAATCGCAAACCTGGGATTGTTTGCAGCCATCCCTGCCACCGGCGTAAAATTCCTCCGTCGCCGCCTAGGAATACCTGCATTAAATTTCGCTCCAGCAGACCCTCCGCCGTTGGCGACTCGGCTTGATCTCCTCCACCGTCGTGGAACTGGAATGCGACTGCTTGATTTAGGATTTGAAGTCGTACTGAACCAGACCGAGCGGGAAAAGCAGCAAGCATAGGAAAAACCCTCGCCGCCGATCTGCTTGGCTCTCCCTCGATTTTGACAAACCGAACCCATTTTTCGATCTGCagacatggagagagagagagagagactgagactGAGACTGAGACTAAGACAAGTTAAGAGAGAGAGGCTGTGACTGAGacgagttgagagagagagactgagactGAAATCGGTGAAGGTGGAGGAAAGTGAAATAGATCGAAGAcagagggggaggagagagagtatGAAAGGAGAGAGTTGATTAATAGGGGCAAAATTGTAagtagatgttagattgggtaaatggggttaaaaatctcttagtggagtaagtgggcaatttttaggctaaaattaggtaagtggtcacggccccaatAAATTACCcatcttctttcaaaaaaaaaaaaaattacccatCTTTCATATCTCCTATTTGATATTTTGTCCACAGAGAGTTTGAGATCTCAACTTTCAGTTCTTCAATCAAGAAAGAAGAATCATATTGTTGATGGTGAGCATGGCATGGCCAATCATATTTGTTTTTCCACCACCAGCTTCTGTGTTCATCACAGCCATGTCAGTGATCAGCTTCGCAGGGTTAACCAATGCCGGGTTCTCGGAGGTAAGAGGAAAACACCTGCAGTATTCCAAGTTCTGGAAGACTAGCAATCAACCCGATTCTCAAAAATCAAAGCAAATTTACATATCTTCTAGGAGAGGGATGCAAATCGCTTATACTCCCGCATTTCTTGCTGGTCTCACGTCCTTGGTGTTCTTTCCCCATAACGATGATATCAGATATCTATTGCTTTCTTTAGCTCTCACCATTCATTTCCTCAAACGACTTTTGGAGGTACGATTACGTCGAATTTTACATCCCAGTTAATTTCCTTATATAAACTAATTGTTGAAATTCAAATTGATTGAAGAAGCTAAATCTACATATGTACATAGATATGCACGCCAGGTGTTTGATTTAATGTCTAACAAAAGCGTAGTCTGCTACTAGAGAGTTCGGAATGTACATTTACTTTAATTGGGGAATTTAACTATTGATTGCGTAAGATCTTGTACGGAAGAAACCGACCAGTATGTTTTGTTGATTTGATATCAATATTGTCCTAACTTAACACGTACATACTTAGCTATCAGATCAAAATCTCGTGTACTATGTGAGAGGCTATATTCTTTAACATTACATACACATAATAGCTGTTAAATCCCAAGTACATATATAAATGCAAACATAAGAAAGACACAGGCTTAATGGTGTTGTTACCCCATACGTAAAACTAAAACTAATTGAACCATCACCAGTACTGATGTCAATCTCTGTTAACAATATGAAGGCTCACATTTGGAAAGGAGGGATCTTGCAATAGAATTTATAGGGATTTGGGCCTCTCTAACTATTGTCAAATAATTTTGGTTGTGCTCttagattactttatcaatctCTAGCTGATAACCCAACATCAACAAAGCCATCCCATTTATAGGGTATTGGTCATTTACACATGCTAGATTTACAAGCTGCAACTGGCAAAATCTTGAGGTTTAGGCTTATTCTATCTATCATGGCAACAGATACATACTAGTTCTCAATTGAAGGTAGACATTTATCTCCTGGCCTACCCTGTCGTTGGTGGAAACTATGTCCCCTGCTGCCATTCACTATTGTTGTTAaagcttaattttttttcatcttGTTTAATTTGTAGGTTCAATTTGTTCACAAGTACAGTGGAGGGGGGATGCTTGATACTGTGATTCCTATCTCTCTTAGTTACTTCATGTCTACTGTGACTGCGATTTATGCTCAACACCTTACTATAACCCAAGGGCTACCGGAGCCACCAATTGATTTGAAGTATACTGGAATTCTATTGTTTCTAATTGGGATATCTGGCAATTTCTACCATCACTACCTTCTTTCCCGATTGAGATCATCATCCTCTTCATCTCCGTCAAACTCAAAAAGCAATGATGATAAGGATTATAAGATTCCAAGGGGTGGAATGTTTGAGCTAGTGGTATGCCCTCACTATCTCTTTGAAATCATAGGATTTGTAgggttctcttttatttctcaGACCTTGTATGCATTCGCCTTCGTGGCCGGAACAGCATTCTATTTGATTGGTAGGAGCTATGCTACTAGGAGATGGTATCTTTCTAAGTTTAAACATTTTCCCCAAAATGTCAAGGCTCTCATTCCATATCTTTATTAGATGTATGCATGTTTGTATCAGACTATAAATCAAGTATCATGTTAGAGATTTCAGAAATCCTCTATGTTTGGTGCAACATGTGTGACTAGTTTGTGATTGTTATTCTTGAGAATGTTTCTTTTAGTTCAGAATTTGTACTTCATGTTCTGTCGCAACATAGTTACGATCAGATACATGGATAATGACTaagctactgagggtcagtattTTTTCATAAAGATGTTCTACTGAGGGTCAATACTTATATATTTGCATATCATATACACTGATTAATCGCAGCGCCACAAGTTTTTGTGATGGTAACATAAGCCACAGAAGAATAAAAAGGTCATCACAAATTTCCAGCACACATAGCAAGAGCCCTACATACTATACTACTTATTCAAGCTTCCTGCAACAATACATCTGTGTCATGCATGATCAGAAGTTTATGCTATAGTTTTCTGATTCCAATCCAAGTGTTGAGCAATAGTGGATTTTAAAACAGCCAACCCAGGAAATTCTAGTTTTACTTGGTGATTACTATGGCGAGGATGGATAAACCGAATGATTGATAGGCTGCGCCGTCATATATGGTTAAACTAATGACAGATTCTTATTTCAGACACATCAATGAAACAGAGGAAGAGTCTAGTGAAATACTATCTGGAGCTGGCAATGATGGGGATATAGCTAACCCTAGCAAGCTACCTAATCAACCCTGCAGGACATCTCTGCTAGATGCATGTTTTCAGGTTTCAAAAGCAAGGTACTGTAACATGTACATGAGTGCTCCTCAACCCGAGTAGGCGAGTACCCTTAAAAGCAAGACAACCTATAAGCAAAGAAAGTTGAAACTTAAAAGTCTTGGCTAGATCAAGAAAATTTATAAAGAGAAACCAAGACGAGAAACACGTGCGGAAATGTCTCAAAAGGTACTCATGCTTCTGATTAATTATGGATTGCAATGATGTTTCTGTTTTCTGAGGTAGCTAGGCACCGGAACATGTGTCTACATGTGCCCTAGGCACCGGAACATGTGTCTACATGTGCCCCTCATGACAAGTACCACTCAATGAAACCAAAGCTAGACAACCTACTTGCAAAGAAAGTTAAAAAGAAGTTGCCATTCTAAGAGAGTAAGAGTAAACATGTTAACTGTTGGAGCCACAAATATGTCTCGAACTCTCGATGATTCAACATTGTGCATTTCTTAACTAATTTGCTCCGGAAACGTCCCACACACATTCCTCGGAGAACGGAGAATTGGGATCCCAATTCTTTCAAAGTGGAAAACCCCTAGGGAAAAAATTCGATTAGTTGATTTGGCTGATGATTTGATGGATGATCTGATGGATTTAAAACTACTAGAAATTGTGCCCGCGTTTTACTGCGGGTTTTGGAACTACAACGATATTatttaaggactaaattcaAAAGCCTATAAAATATAGTTAACATGGTCATTATATCAACAACTATAAAACATCTCATTTATAAGTTGCAGCTTCATGCTAAGAAACGAAAACATTCAAGAAGAGCAGACATATATTGCTTTAAAGATACTACCATCATGAACAACAAATCTAGCAAGACATACCATGGGTTGCCCGACTACTCCATCTAGGAACATTGAAACTTGTTAATGCGTAATTGCTAATCTTCTCTAATTAACTATTGGTTTAATGATATCTTTATCCATAGCAACAGATTAAGTCACCAGTTTGGTTTTGACGCTAAAAGAGATTGTTAATTTTGTCACTTCCTTGGCATGCATACCATATTCTTATCTTGTACATGGTATTTGGAGAACAACTGGAGAACTTAAACACATCCTACACTTGAACAATTTTGAAACAAAATTTTTGTGTAGAGTGAATGAAGGTAGATGAACACTCACTTTGCTATAAGACATAGAAGATGACAAATAGAATGAATTTGTAATAAGATATCAAGGAAAGTTTTGATCATGCATGCCTATATCCAAAATATACACACACCGACAGTTTTGTGCTGAAGGAATTAAACTACatcttattttagttttttctcATCTTCTCATTGAGCACATTGCAAGAGAAAGATAATTGATTGATGTTTTCCTCCCATTTCATACTCTGGTCTCTAAACTTGCAAGAACAAATTTAATAGTTCTGTGGTCAAAAACAGACCCTTCTCTTCTCAGCCCTGACTCCCTGAGCTCCAGTAAAATGGAGTAATTTGGTGCTGAATCATATGATTAAGCTCCTTCAAGGCTTTCCTAAAAAAAACACTGCAAATAAGTTTGTGCTTTCTATTAGAATACTCATAATACAAAATCATCTAAAGAATCATCTCACcagatccaaaaaaaaaaaaaaatctaaagaaTCATCTCAGTCAGAACCCATCTGCTTCTGACAAACTTCTTTTCCTGGGTGAACTAATTATACTTATGTGATTTCTATCCAAACAGGTAAAGTAACCTATTGTAATTTCCAATTAATGGCTTGGATTGACACATTCCAGAAGTAACCAAAACTTCCCCATTTGAGACTGGTACttctgatctctctctcttcttcctcttttcctTCTTTCCCCGTTttttctccctctctttctcaaCATTAGAGTAAGTTTCCTCAATTTACTTCTTTAATTCAGACATTAAATATAAAACCCATAAACATGCAAGAAAGCAAATAACCCACACCTGAAACACAAATCTTCTGAAACAGTAATCACTTGAATCAGAAACAGTAATAAGAAACAAAACCTGCAAGCAAAATCAATCACAACCCAATATCAAAAACAGCATATATTCCATTTTGAAGCATCCAATTCTTGACTCATTAAATACAAAACCCATAAACAGCTTCAATCAGAAaatttgagataaaaaaaaataccgtCCACTTGTTTTCTCTTCAAGCAAGCAAGAGTTTCTAAGctctcttcttcttattcttttcttcttcccccGTTCTCTTCTCCCTCTTTTTCTCTGTGCGTTCCACGAACAACAAaaatcccaaaagaaaaaagatttttATCAGGTCTAATGAAATAGAAACCCAAACTCTATCAAAAGAAACCCAAACTCTATCAAGCTCTCATCAACCTGATAATTTGGAAGAGTTAACGTTATCAAGAAGAACCCAAACTCTATCAAGCTTTGATCAATCGCTAAACCCGATAATCTGGAACAGCGAATGTTCTGTGGATAGAGGATTCTGTCGGTGTAGATGGAGACTTCTAGATTGGTGTAGATGGAGACTTCTGTCATATATACCGAGGGTGAAGCGCATATAATCCCTCTAGAGCACTGTGTGTGAAATCTGGAATCATCACCAAGCTTCCTTTTGTCTGGATTTGAACTGTTTGGCAGTATATCATCTTCACTTGATTTTTTTATTCGGCTCGGCTATGAACGtgaaacgaacactttattcgGCTCGGCTATGAACAGTAAACGACTTATGAACAGTAAAACTGCTTATGAACAGTTAACTGACGTTTTATATATAGTAAATATTATATACATTAGTGTATATATAagtaaatttaaaataaaatagaagtcAGTAAAATTGAATGAGTTGTTGACCACCTTGTAAACGAGAAAaactcaataaataaagcaaaagaaaaagaaacggTTGAGAAGAGAGGAGTAaggggacaaaaaaaaaagatcatgttcaagtaaatctctaatttgtgtttggctcaaactctaggttacttgaccta is a genomic window containing:
- the LOC133739193 gene encoding uncharacterized protein LOC133739193; the protein is MVSMAWPIIFVFPPPASVFITAMSVISFAGLTNAGFSEVRGKHLQYSKFWKTSNQPDSQKSKQIYISSRRGMQIAYTPAFLAGLTSLVFFPHNDDIRYLLLSLALTIHFLKRLLEVQFVHKYSGGGMLDTVIPISLSYFMSTVTAIYAQHLTITQGLPEPPIDLKYTGILLFLIGISGNFYHHYLLSRLRSSSSSSPSNSKSNDDKDYKIPRGGMFELVVCPHYLFEIIGFVGFSFISQTLYAFAFVAGTAFYLIGRSYATRRWYLSKFKHFPQNVKALIPYLY
- the LOC133740495 gene encoding uncharacterized protein LOC133740495 isoform X3, with the protein product MTEVSIYTNLEVSIYTDRILYPQNIRCSRLSGLAIDQSLIEFGFFLITLTLPNYQRKRGRRERGKKKRIRRRELRNSCLLEEKTSGRVFFRKALKELNHMIQHQITPFYWSSGSQG
- the LOC133740495 gene encoding uncharacterized protein LOC133740495 isoform X2; the encoded protein is MTEVSIYTNLEVSIYTDRILYPQNIRCSRLSGLAIDQSLIEFGFFLITLTLPNYQRKRGRRERGKKKRIRRRELRNSCLLEEKTSGRFCFLLLFLIQVITVSEDLCFRKALKELNHMIQHQITPFYWSSGSQG
- the LOC133740495 gene encoding uncharacterized protein LOC133740495 isoform X1, with amino-acid sequence MTEVSIYTNLEVSIYTDRILYPQNIRCSRLSGLAIDQSLIEFGFFLITLTLPNYQRKRGRRERGKKKRIRRRELRNSCLLEEKTSGRFCFLLLFLIQVITVSEDLCFSVFFRKALKELNHMIQHQITPFYWSSGSQG
- the LOC133740495 gene encoding uncharacterized protein LOC133740495 isoform X4: MTEVSIYTNLEVSIYTDRILYPQNIRCSRLSGLAIDQSLIEFGFFLITLTLPNYQRKRGRRERGKKKRIRRRELRNSCLLEEKTSGRKALKELNHMIQHQITPFYWSSGSQG